Proteins co-encoded in one Saprospira grandis genomic window:
- the ruvX gene encoding Holliday junction resolvase RuvX, which translates to MARIMALDYGKRRSGLATTDPLQLIASPLCTVATEELYDYLCNYLQEEEVEALVVGQVLQKDGQPVPQEAQILEFIAKLQKRFPNLAVHRQDEHFTSQMAKEVIRFSVKKKKKRQEKGLVDQVSAAIILQEYMGFL; encoded by the coding sequence ATGGCAAGAATAATGGCATTAGATTACGGAAAAAGACGCTCGGGTTTGGCCACCACCGACCCCCTACAACTGATTGCTTCTCCACTTTGTACAGTGGCCACAGAGGAGCTATATGACTACCTTTGCAACTATTTGCAAGAAGAAGAGGTAGAGGCTTTGGTGGTGGGCCAAGTGCTCCAAAAAGATGGGCAGCCTGTCCCGCAAGAGGCCCAAATTTTGGAATTTATTGCAAAGTTGCAAAAGCGCTTTCCCAACTTAGCGGTACACCGCCAGGATGAACACTTTACCTCTCAGATGGCCAAAGAGGTCATCCGTTTTTCGGTCAAGAAAAAGAAAAAGCGCCAAGAAAAAGGCCTAGTCGACCAAGTAAGTGCCGCCATTATCTTGCAAGAATATATGGGATTTCTTTAA
- the def gene encoding peptide deformylase: MKLAIYAYGHPVLRKECQEIENNSKGLEELIENMWETMYHAGGMGIAAPQVGQSLRLFLVDTLQLDEEKNGEKGLKEVFINPIIIEEAGKPWTYEEGCLSIPNIHGKVKRKAQVRIEYYDQNFELKEKVFDGLNARVIQHEYDHIEGVLFTDYLSPMKKRMLKKRLDKIQTGDIPRRYKMVFARR, from the coding sequence ATGAAATTAGCAATTTATGCCTACGGGCATCCTGTCTTGCGCAAAGAGTGCCAAGAAATAGAAAACAACTCTAAGGGCCTAGAAGAGCTCATCGAAAACATGTGGGAAACCATGTACCATGCAGGTGGCATGGGGATTGCAGCCCCACAGGTGGGCCAAAGCCTTCGCCTCTTTTTAGTAGATACCCTACAACTAGATGAAGAAAAAAATGGCGAAAAAGGCCTGAAAGAGGTCTTTATCAACCCCATTATTATTGAGGAAGCTGGTAAGCCTTGGACCTATGAGGAGGGCTGCCTAAGTATTCCCAATATTCACGGAAAAGTGAAGCGAAAAGCCCAAGTTCGCATCGAATACTACGACCAAAACTTTGAACTCAAAGAAAAGGTATTTGATGGCCTCAATGCTCGGGTTATCCAACATGAGTATGACCATATCGAGGGGGTGCTATTTACCGACTACCTCTCGCCAATGAAGAAAAGAATGCTCAAAAAGCGGCTCGATAAAATTCAGACGGGCGATATCCCGCGCCGCTATAAAATG